The proteins below come from a single Deinococcus budaensis genomic window:
- a CDS encoding autotransporter outer membrane beta-barrel domain-containing protein, giving the protein MPAPLPTTLALLTALLLVGPASHAQTAQTTQTTGEPALLPTSAGATEQRASSVLLPFDAPAQAREVVIAHLPPAGAAYLPGSSRLDGQPVPDPRRGASGTLYWVLPAQPRGVLTYELTHPASLGALPAPALQVRLPGDRTELLAGRIDAADLEGAVLLSAQADEVTENAGAIKLPLAGSVIRLRDRITVVVEGPQGERPGLTVNGTPVGEDRLGTEVQDGVRGVQRLTYVGVPLRPGPNVLRVGTEEIKVVLAGATAGVEVTPLSLTADGSTPLRLRVRTFDAFGTPSGQSTLTVRPSLEPRTPDANPGEAGYQVRLEGGEGVLELQPQSAPTPLRLDVLLGEQVLTRRFEVTPGRSRVGVGVLSATLGLDGNLNLAEDLTWQARGYVETPLGPGKLYAAADKDGLPGTTDPTVRSPVYGDAGTEQIPLQGTDPVAAVYDHPGFRVAYRRSAVPIDVLPVGEGFTGLTAVTRSNPAVSGFVAGVPGDRVSEAEVTPDSTRILRLPDARLAPDSETLEVVTRERQTGKELERRPLVRNVDYLVDYPTGIVTLVRPLDRVDAAFNDVLVLASYRLSTATAGRTLAYGVQVKGEGENYTVGAAVVSLDGKTTFGVRGTYQNGPTRAETRLAFSGGVQASADLSTRLGDDSASFRIRYQDAGYVGLAPFAVGLNVGGNYTARLGQNLSAGVDGEYHDTPTAQGGSVTARADYRLAPFSVGGGLKYAFGDTSGLGAVLSAGYHRQPLDVDVTHTQPLSGNLDATTAFTVRSRLTDRVTLGLRDDVTWGKGHVAALTLDTRIGNTTYAAGYELPTASGEGNRARFGVSTTLPLSGRTTLGLRGSALYDVRGGETEVTASADLTHRADTFGVTAGTDLIYREGDFGTVLRAGITGSVTDHLTLTADGLAEFGLGKNGQRFSLGYAYRNSAVNSLGYVRLVQGSLAGGTPQLNTGVSAEYRQPTWAVRGGVDTRALLSDAGSFTAQAYLGGTAYLTDRFGVGAWGRVLTQPATNTTALGYGVEGSVRALPGTWLTAGYNFAGFEGLPSAGTYTKQGLYLRLDLTVDETLGGKK; this is encoded by the coding sequence GTGCCTGCCCCCCTGCCCACCACCCTCGCCCTGCTGACGGCCCTGCTGCTCGTCGGCCCGGCCTCGCACGCACAGACGGCGCAGACGACGCAGACGACGGGCGAGCCTGCACTCCTACCGACCTCCGCTGGGGCGACGGAGCAGCGCGCCAGCAGCGTCCTGCTGCCCTTCGACGCCCCGGCCCAGGCCCGCGAGGTCGTGATCGCGCACCTGCCCCCGGCGGGCGCGGCGTACCTGCCCGGCAGCAGCCGCCTGGACGGCCAGCCTGTCCCCGACCCCCGGCGCGGCGCGAGCGGCACCCTGTACTGGGTGCTGCCCGCCCAGCCGCGCGGGGTGCTGACCTACGAGCTGACCCATCCGGCGTCATTGGGAGCGCTTCCGGCCCCGGCCCTCCAGGTGCGGCTGCCCGGCGACCGCACCGAACTGCTCGCGGGGCGGATCGACGCCGCCGACCTGGAAGGTGCGGTGCTCCTCTCCGCACAGGCCGATGAGGTCACCGAGAACGCGGGCGCGATCAAGCTCCCCCTCGCGGGCAGCGTGATTCGCCTCCGCGACCGCATCACCGTCGTGGTCGAGGGGCCGCAGGGCGAGCGCCCCGGCCTCACCGTGAACGGCACCCCCGTGGGCGAGGACCGCCTGGGGACCGAGGTGCAAGACGGCGTGCGCGGCGTGCAGCGCCTGACCTACGTGGGCGTGCCGCTGCGCCCCGGCCCCAACGTGCTGCGGGTGGGGACCGAGGAAATCAAGGTCGTGCTGGCCGGGGCCACCGCCGGGGTCGAGGTCACGCCGCTGAGCCTGACCGCCGACGGCAGCACGCCGCTGCGCCTGCGGGTGCGCACCTTTGACGCCTTTGGGACCCCCTCGGGGCAGTCCACTCTCACCGTGCGCCCCAGCCTGGAACCCCGCACCCCCGACGCCAACCCCGGCGAGGCCGGGTATCAGGTCCGTCTCGAAGGCGGCGAAGGTGTACTGGAACTGCAACCCCAGTCCGCCCCCACGCCGCTGCGCCTCGACGTGCTGCTGGGCGAACAGGTGCTGACCCGCCGCTTCGAGGTCACGCCGGGCCGCTCGCGCGTGGGCGTGGGCGTGCTGAGCGCGACCCTGGGACTGGACGGCAACCTCAACCTCGCGGAGGACCTCACCTGGCAGGCCCGTGGGTATGTGGAAACGCCCCTCGGCCCGGGCAAGCTCTACGCCGCTGCCGACAAGGACGGCCTGCCCGGCACGACCGACCCGACCGTGCGCTCCCCGGTCTACGGCGACGCGGGCACCGAGCAGATTCCCCTGCAAGGCACCGACCCGGTGGCCGCCGTGTACGACCATCCCGGCTTCCGGGTGGCCTACCGCCGTTCCGCCGTTCCGATTGACGTGCTGCCGGTGGGCGAGGGGTTCACCGGACTGACCGCCGTGACCCGCAGCAACCCGGCGGTGTCCGGCTTCGTGGCGGGCGTGCCCGGCGACCGCGTGTCGGAGGCGGAGGTGACCCCGGACAGCACCCGAATCTTGCGCCTGCCCGACGCCCGCCTCGCTCCTGATAGCGAGACGCTGGAGGTCGTGACCCGCGAGCGCCAGACCGGCAAGGAGCTGGAGCGCCGCCCCCTGGTGCGGAACGTGGACTACCTGGTGGACTACCCCACCGGCATCGTGACCCTGGTGCGGCCGCTGGACCGGGTGGACGCGGCCTTCAACGACGTGCTCGTCCTCGCCAGCTACCGCCTGAGCACCGCGACCGCCGGGCGCACCCTGGCCTACGGGGTGCAGGTCAAGGGGGAAGGCGAGAACTACACGGTCGGCGCGGCGGTGGTCAGCCTCGACGGCAAGACGACCTTCGGCGTGCGCGGCACCTATCAGAACGGCCCCACCCGTGCCGAGACCCGCCTCGCCTTTTCCGGCGGCGTGCAGGCGAGCGCGGACCTCTCGACCCGCTTAGGGGACGACTCGGCCTCCTTCCGGATTCGCTACCAGGACGCCGGATACGTGGGCCTCGCGCCCTTCGCGGTCGGCCTGAATGTGGGCGGCAATTACACGGCGCGGCTGGGGCAGAACCTCAGCGCCGGGGTGGACGGCGAGTACCACGACACCCCGACCGCGCAGGGCGGCAGCGTGACGGCCCGGGCCGACTACCGCCTCGCGCCCTTCAGCGTGGGCGGGGGCCTGAAGTACGCCTTCGGGGACACCTCTGGCCTCGGCGCCGTGCTCAGCGCGGGCTACCACCGGCAACCCCTGGACGTGGACGTGACCCACACCCAGCCCCTTTCCGGCAACCTCGACGCCACCACCGCCTTCACGGTGCGCTCCCGCCTGACCGACCGGGTGACCCTGGGCCTGCGCGACGACGTGACCTGGGGCAAGGGGCACGTGGCCGCCCTGACGCTGGACACCCGCATCGGCAACACCACCTACGCCGCAGGCTACGAGCTGCCCACCGCGAGCGGCGAGGGCAACCGCGCCCGCTTCGGGGTGTCCACCACCTTGCCCCTGAGTGGGCGCACGACCCTGGGCCTGCGCGGCAGCGCCCTCTACGACGTGCGCGGCGGCGAGACGGAGGTCACCGCCAGCGCCGACCTCACCCACCGGGCCGACACCTTCGGCGTGACGGCGGGCACCGACCTGATCTACCGGGAGGGGGACTTCGGGACCGTTCTGCGGGCAGGGATCACCGGCAGCGTGACCGATCACTTGACCCTGACTGCCGACGGCCTCGCGGAGTTTGGCCTGGGCAAGAACGGCCAGCGGTTCTCGCTGGGCTACGCGTACCGGAACAGCGCCGTGAACAGCCTGGGGTACGTCCGCCTCGTGCAGGGCAGCCTGGCGGGCGGCACCCCCCAGCTCAACACGGGCGTCAGTGCCGAGTACCGCCAGCCGACCTGGGCCGTGCGCGGCGGCGTGGACACCCGCGCCCTGCTGAGTGACGCGGGCAGCTTCACCGCGCAGGCGTATCTGGGCGGCACGGCCTACCTGACCGACCGCTTCGGCGTCGGCGCCTGGGGCCGGGTGCTGACCCAGCCCGCCACGAACACGACGGCGCTGGGGTACGGGGTGGAGGGCAGCGTCCGCGCCCTGCCGGGCACCTGGCTGACCGCCGGGTACAACTTCGCGGGCTTCGAGGGCCTGCCGAGCGCGGGGACGTATACGAAGCAGGGGCTGTACCTGCGACTGGATCTGACGGTGGATGAAACGCTGGGAGGGAAGAAGTGA
- a CDS encoding DUF11 domain-containing protein: MKHTSLALLLPGLLVGAFAAGAQAQSTNAAGPIPAGTEITNQATATFNPVTPGGEASAQSNLVRTVVQAVCAVSVTPGGTVQIPGQTAELLPGEGTTFQYTVVNSGNDRFTLPLTARTEAGSAHAPATRLVLDANGNGVADTGEGEVGSLTLEAGAAARVLLVVETAQSAGGDAFVNLVASCGVGQQDDDNVSRVRVGPPPVLAVHKSFTPALLRPGSETTVTVTTRNAGGGESREVTLTDPLAEQIARGLVFMPGSARASAGTLEYTADGLTWGAAEPAQVRGVRVRAASLAAGADLSLTFRMRATGEAENRTFLNVATAATGRQQVQGTASADVRYQPGVAIGPVGQPEAPENTPTDLQTRPFAVVGQAVCFDHTLKNTGDVRDLFTVTVTYPQGAATARLTGADGAPLAQPLPLDPGSTALVRVCYDAAQAGGLEALLTAAGTRGTSNTTRDVVQAVEAGLPELLKTVSPGPERTVAQGEELTYTLRVRNPYARPLTGVTVNDPLPGHVDFVEASSGGTVTGEAGAQTVSWSVGTLAPGETRSFTVRARVGTRAVDGEALKNIFNMVSTELPTPLPSNEVRSPVWSAALRISKAVSSTQAAPGDRLTYTLTIQNLSATTAIEDAVVTDTPARGLEYLAGTSTLGGEGLTDPTNTSGVLRWKIGMIPAGGTVKVTYQTRVTADATGDLVNRVEVMGNGAGGNARAIASNVATAVTRLNLGAFAPLADLLGTVFVDRNRNGVFDKGLDSPVERARVLLAGGRLVLTDAAGRYHFAGVPLGTHALRLDPGSVPYLPLTVPGDGGLPGTRAVHVRGLTGVDFPLAPLGGEIAAMRRTTLTVGGLRVEKSLHLVDGVYRVTLRLVSASDLADFELQDALPLGAVLKDGRNTLSGTLKAGETLLTYDFAFTGEPGAALTDPAVRWRN; encoded by the coding sequence TTGAAACACACCTCTCTTGCTCTGCTGCTCCCCGGTCTGCTGGTGGGGGCGTTCGCAGCGGGGGCACAGGCCCAGAGCACGAACGCGGCCGGGCCGATCCCTGCCGGAACCGAGATCACCAACCAGGCGACCGCCACCTTCAATCCGGTCACGCCCGGCGGTGAGGCCAGCGCCCAGTCCAACCTCGTCCGCACAGTGGTGCAGGCGGTGTGCGCGGTCAGCGTGACGCCGGGCGGGACCGTTCAGATTCCCGGACAGACCGCCGAGCTGCTGCCCGGCGAGGGCACGACCTTCCAGTACACGGTCGTCAACAGCGGCAACGACCGCTTCACCCTCCCGCTCACCGCCCGCACGGAAGCCGGAAGCGCCCACGCCCCCGCGACCCGGTTGGTCCTCGACGCCAACGGCAACGGGGTGGCCGACACGGGCGAGGGCGAAGTCGGGTCCCTGACCCTGGAGGCCGGGGCCGCCGCCCGGGTCCTGCTCGTCGTGGAGACCGCCCAGAGCGCCGGGGGCGACGCCTTTGTCAATCTGGTGGCGAGCTGCGGGGTTGGACAGCAGGACGACGACAACGTGAGCCGCGTGCGGGTCGGGCCGCCGCCCGTGCTGGCGGTGCACAAGAGCTTCACGCCCGCGCTGCTGCGCCCCGGCAGCGAGACGACCGTAACGGTGACCACCCGCAACGCGGGAGGCGGGGAGAGCCGCGAGGTCACGCTGACCGATCCGCTGGCCGAGCAGATCGCGCGGGGTTTGGTCTTTATGCCCGGCAGCGCGCGGGCGAGCGCCGGGACCCTCGAATACACCGCCGACGGCTTGACCTGGGGGGCGGCGGAACCCGCGCAGGTGCGCGGCGTGCGGGTGCGGGCCGCGAGCCTGGCGGCGGGAGCGGACCTCAGCCTGACCTTCCGGATGCGGGCGACCGGCGAGGCCGAGAACCGGACTTTCCTGAACGTCGCCACCGCCGCCACGGGCCGCCAGCAGGTCCAGGGCACGGCCAGCGCCGACGTGCGCTACCAGCCCGGCGTCGCCATCGGCCCGGTGGGCCAGCCTGAGGCGCCCGAGAACACCCCCACCGACCTCCAGACCCGGCCCTTCGCCGTGGTCGGGCAGGCCGTGTGCTTCGACCACACCCTGAAAAACACCGGGGACGTGCGCGACCTGTTCACGGTCACCGTGACCTACCCGCAGGGGGCCGCGACCGCGCGCCTGACCGGAGCGGACGGCGCACCCCTCGCGCAGCCCCTCCCGCTGGACCCCGGCAGCACGGCCCTGGTGCGGGTGTGCTACGACGCGGCTCAGGCCGGAGGTCTGGAAGCCCTGCTCACCGCCGCCGGAACGCGCGGCACCAGCAACACCACCCGCGACGTGGTGCAGGCGGTCGAGGCCGGGCTGCCCGAGCTGCTCAAGACCGTCTCGCCCGGCCCCGAGCGGACGGTGGCCCAGGGCGAGGAGCTGACCTACACCCTGCGCGTCCGCAACCCTTACGCCCGCCCCCTGACCGGGGTGACCGTGAATGACCCCCTGCCGGGGCACGTGGACTTCGTGGAAGCGTCGTCGGGCGGCACCGTGACGGGCGAGGCCGGAGCGCAGACCGTGAGCTGGTCGGTCGGCACCCTCGCTCCCGGCGAGACGCGCAGCTTTACCGTGCGGGCGCGGGTGGGCACGCGGGCGGTGGACGGCGAGGCGCTGAAGAACATTTTCAACATGGTCTCGACCGAACTGCCCACGCCGCTGCCCAGCAACGAGGTCCGCAGCCCGGTCTGGAGCGCGGCGCTGCGGATCAGCAAGGCGGTCAGCAGCACCCAGGCCGCCCCCGGCGACCGCCTGACCTACACCCTGACCATCCAGAACCTCTCGGCAACCACCGCCATCGAGGACGCCGTGGTCACCGACACCCCGGCCCGTGGGCTGGAGTACCTCGCGGGCACGAGCACGCTGGGCGGCGAGGGCCTGACCGACCCCACCAACACCAGCGGCGTGCTGCGCTGGAAGATCGGCATGATTCCGGCGGGCGGCACGGTCAAGGTCACCTACCAGACCCGCGTGACGGCGGACGCCACGGGCGACCTGGTCAACCGGGTGGAGGTCATGGGCAACGGGGCTGGCGGCAACGCCCGCGCCATCGCCAGCAACGTGGCGACTGCCGTGACCCGCCTGAACCTGGGGGCCTTCGCGCCGCTGGCCGACCTGCTGGGCACGGTCTTCGTGGACCGCAACCGCAACGGCGTCTTCGACAAGGGTCTCGACTCCCCGGTCGAGCGGGCGCGGGTGCTGCTCGCGGGGGGCCGCCTCGTGCTGACGGACGCGGCGGGGCGCTACCACTTCGCGGGTGTGCCGCTGGGAACGCACGCGCTGCGCCTCGATCCGGGCTCGGTCCCCTACCTCCCGCTGACCGTGCCGGGAGACGGCGGCCTGCCCGGCACCCGCGCCGTGCACGTCCGGGGCCTGACCGGGGTGGACTTCCCGCTCGCGCCCCTCGGCGGCGAGATTGCGGCCATGCGCCGCACGACCCTGACCGTCGGCGGACTGCGGGTCGAGAAGAGCCTGCACCTCGTGGACGGGGTGTACCGGGTCACCCTGCGGCTGGTGTCGGCCTCCGACCTCGCGGACTTCGAGCTGCAAGACGCGCTGCCCCTGGGCGCCGTGCTGAAAGACGGCCGCAATACTCTGTCGGGCACCCTGAAGGCCGGAGAGACGCTCCTGACCTATGACTTCGCATTCACGGGCGAGCCGGGCGCGGCCCTGACCGACCCCGCCGTCCGCTGGAGGAACTGA
- a CDS encoding beta strand repeat-containing protein → MNANTKILALMAALAVGSASAAPTPNTTSTAAGTPITNQASATFTDPGTGQPATEVKSNTVTTTVLPLPGFDIVYDDGTPDGNTLATTPKAVTGATPGLIVPTEYAAVNNGNTALTVILRPNVTGGASTAAEVKYLDASGVELPKNSDGNSVLTLPAGTSGVVKFTQQLTIPANAPANATYGASPEGFVTGTGLANGQNGIPTGSTLYENQTVQSGAVVATPGQAADLQFVRVTTFQPTLQGSPNVANPVNPVGPGGTTGPTPPALVTVNVPTVPGGTPNQPTPTQTATGYPSTPSNPADPSGANGTPIVPDVQGNKQVAYARADNDNPSTNPAVGQTNDLAGGADTVIFTNQLKNNGTSDDTVQLFPAGGDRALLGGTTFDANTGVFTLPDGTKVRFLSPGTGQPIPVAAGALYPTVTAPAGKTVIYRTEVTLPDPSDAARVDPVTIVVGADSLNDAGVFSDTNTFNEVRQGAAQFGDSTDGVLGAVPTPAPQQSVMPGNNTSTNTSTTNDTDNVAVFPMDVANLGAYNDSYTLSATAAGLPAGTTVTYVDASGAALPTNGAGNFVTPVVAAGQEIKVYAVITVPSGTAAGNYTVSQKAVGNYSTVTMTDLNDVIKVGAVGAVSVAKFVQDGKTGAGATPQNGIDNPANYTANNTAALPGANIVYQIIGKNTYNAPVAGFALNDTVPTNTTFQSASLSVNGTAVTKLIYKIGTGTWSASAPAAGAAAGTVIAVAADDDNNNVPDALPSGSTMELIFTVKVN, encoded by the coding sequence ATGAACGCGAACACCAAGATCCTGGCCCTGATGGCCGCGCTGGCCGTTGGCAGCGCTTCCGCCGCGCCCACCCCGAACACCACCAGCACGGCGGCGGGCACGCCCATCACCAACCAGGCGAGCGCCACCTTCACCGACCCCGGCACGGGCCAGCCCGCCACGGAAGTCAAATCCAACACCGTGACCACGACCGTGCTGCCGCTGCCGGGCTTCGACATCGTGTATGACGACGGCACCCCCGACGGCAACACGCTCGCCACCACCCCCAAGGCCGTGACCGGCGCGACGCCCGGCCTGATCGTCCCCACCGAATACGCCGCCGTGAACAACGGCAACACGGCCCTGACCGTGATTCTGCGCCCCAACGTCACGGGCGGGGCCTCGACCGCCGCCGAGGTGAAGTACCTCGACGCCAGCGGGGTCGAACTGCCCAAGAACAGTGACGGCAACTCCGTGCTCACGCTCCCGGCAGGCACCTCGGGCGTGGTCAAGTTCACCCAGCAGCTCACCATTCCGGCCAACGCTCCGGCCAACGCGACCTACGGCGCCTCGCCCGAGGGCTTCGTCACCGGCACCGGCCTGGCGAACGGCCAGAACGGCATCCCCACCGGCAGCACCCTGTACGAGAACCAGACCGTGCAGAGCGGCGCGGTGGTCGCAACCCCCGGCCAGGCCGCCGACCTCCAGTTCGTCCGCGTGACGACCTTCCAGCCCACGCTGCAAGGCAGCCCGAACGTCGCCAACCCGGTCAACCCGGTCGGCCCCGGCGGCACCACCGGCCCCACGCCCCCCGCCCTGGTGACGGTGAACGTGCCCACCGTGCCCGGCGGCACCCCCAACCAGCCCACCCCCACCCAGACGGCGACGGGCTACCCCTCCACACCCAGCAACCCGGCCGACCCCTCGGGCGCCAACGGCACGCCCATCGTGCCCGACGTGCAGGGCAACAAGCAGGTCGCCTACGCCAGGGCCGACAACGACAACCCCTCGACCAACCCGGCGGTGGGCCAGACCAACGACCTCGCGGGCGGCGCCGATACCGTCATCTTCACCAACCAGCTCAAGAACAACGGCACGAGTGACGACACGGTGCAGCTCTTCCCGGCGGGCGGAGACAGGGCGCTGCTGGGCGGCACCACCTTCGACGCCAACACCGGGGTCTTTACGCTGCCCGACGGCACCAAGGTCCGTTTCCTGTCGCCGGGCACCGGTCAGCCTATCCCGGTGGCGGCGGGGGCGCTTTACCCCACGGTGACGGCGCCTGCGGGCAAGACCGTGATCTACCGCACCGAGGTGACCCTGCCCGACCCCAGCGACGCGGCCCGCGTCGACCCGGTCACCATCGTGGTGGGCGCCGACTCGCTCAACGACGCGGGCGTGTTCTCGGACACCAACACCTTCAACGAGGTGCGCCAGGGCGCCGCGCAGTTCGGGGACAGCACCGACGGCGTGCTGGGGGCCGTGCCCACCCCGGCCCCGCAGCAGAGCGTGATGCCGGGCAACAACACCAGCACCAACACCAGCACGACCAACGACACCGACAACGTGGCGGTCTTCCCGATGGACGTGGCCAACCTGGGTGCGTACAACGACAGCTACACCCTGTCCGCCACGGCGGCGGGCCTGCCTGCGGGCACGACGGTCACCTACGTGGACGCCAGCGGCGCCGCGCTGCCCACGAACGGCGCGGGCAACTTCGTCACGCCCGTCGTGGCGGCCGGTCAGGAAATCAAGGTCTACGCGGTCATCACGGTGCCCAGCGGCACGGCGGCGGGCAACTACACGGTCAGCCAGAAGGCCGTGGGCAACTACAGCACCGTCACCATGACGGACCTCAACGACGTGATCAAGGTGGGCGCGGTCGGCGCGGTGAGCGTCGCCAAGTTCGTGCAGGACGGCAAGACGGGCGCCGGGGCCACACCCCAGAACGGCATCGACAACCCCGCGAACTACACGGCCAACAACACGGCCGCCCTGCCCGGCGCGAACATCGTCTACCAGATCATCGGCAAGAACACCTACAACGCTCCGGTCGCGGGCTTCGCCCTGAACGACACGGTCCCCACCAACACCACCTTCCAGTCGGCCAGCCTGAGCGTGAACGGCACCGCCGTGACCAAACTCATCTACAAGATCGGCACCGGCACCTGGTCGGCCAGCGCCCCGGCGGCAGGCGCGGCGGCGGGCACGGTCATCGCGGTGGCGGCGGACGACGACAACAACAACGTCCCCGACGCCCTGCCCTCCGGCTCCACGATGGAACTGATCTTCACCGTCAAGGTGAACTGA